CACTTGCACATTTGCAGATCAATCAAAATGTTAAAAAGCAACTCCTTTGGCAATGGAGCAATATCCATGGAAGTCGATGTAAATACATTATGTGTGTAGTATGCCTGACAGACAAAAAACAGCTTACCGTGTAGTTTTTAACAAGGATAGTTGTCTCCAGTCCCAGTTGATATTCTCGTTTATAATCATAACTGCAGAAGTATTACATGTCAACATCAGGTATAATGTATAGGGCTTCCATCAAATGAGCTGAAAGAAAACTTTTAATGTTACCTGACATAGCAGAgcttctctttgatttctctaGCGGTCTCGAAATCTGCATTCCTATTCATTGAATACCTTCAAAACAGAGGGACGGATTATCCAGTGAACAAGGAAAACACCATCACGTGAAAGCGTGAGGAAAGTAAGAGCTTACCCTCTACGCATGAGAAGATCCACAAGATAAGATGTTATATGCCTGCCAGCTACATTCATTCGCTTTGTAAGATGCGGGAATGAGTATCCATCAACAACTGGAACCTAGAAGGAAAGATACTATAATTTTAGCAATCGCAGTGAGTCGGTGACTACTGAAATTTGATCAACTGCAAAACAGTTTCTAAAGCATCTTACCACATGAGTAACACCATCTCCAGAGTCGATGACTAGACCAGTTAGCAATCCTGCTAAGATTCAAGGATGTATTAAGAAAGGAATCCATCACACCAAAATGCCATTCAAGTAGATAAAATAAACTGATGTTATCTGTACAGTTTACAAGAGCTTTTCGATACCCTTACACGCAATGCCATGTATTATAGAACTGATAAACAAAACAATTTGAAGTCTTAACCTTCAATAACATTTGTAAGCACCTTGAGCGTACAATGTCAAAACAGCTTGAATTTGAATGTAAACACCTGCGAAATTGTACTTCTCAAACATGGTCTCCACCTGTGAATTCATCCATAAGAATCAGTTAACATGCAAATAATAACTCCTGCAGTGAAACCTAGAGTACCTTTTAGACAGACTCACCATTTTTTCACGGTTCTTTGAGGGATTCAGTGGTGGATCTGTGAGCAAAATTTTGCATTCTGAAGGGTCGACCTGTCAAACGAAACAAATGAAAGTCAATTACATTATATTGCCACAGGCCCACAGACATACTTAGGGTCAAGGAATTATAAACTGCACAGTCTAAATCATGCAACACGTTACTTTCAATTCGTTAAAAAATGCATGATCCCACACATGTCCCATATCATCCCAGTTCTGTACGATGCCATTGTTAACAGGATATGATATATCCAATTGATGCCGCATTTCAGCACAACCTTCTCCTACAACAATATCCTAcacacaacaaaaacaaaaaaacataacCGATTTCAGCATATACAAGTATCCAAAAGCTCATTTTGTATCTGCAAATGCGTCAACAAATACTGAACAGAACAAAAGCTAAAATTTGTACACCACTAAATGGAACGTTCATGATTTCAGCCATTAATTTGCCCTTGAATCATGTCTTACCTTTAACTCCTGCTCCATGAGTGATTCTTCGTATCGTAACAGCGGTCTCCCCACCACGCAAGGGAATACAGATGTCGGGAAATTCTCTCCAGCAAAACCACACTTAACAtactgccaaaaaaaaaaaaaaaaaaaaaaaaaaaaaaaaaagaaaacatgagaCCAAAAAAGACCCAAAATAAATTAAACCCTAATCCCAAATGATCTCAGCTTAAAATTGGAGACCCATGTTTACTAATATGTGCTAGATTTCAATATTTCAGCTCATTTGTTCATCAACCTTTACATCAGACTAAAGAAACAAAGATCTCCATAATTCATCATTGATGAATCGAGATTATTATCATAGGAGAATAGTCAAGAaaagtcaaaaataaataaatgtttctTTGAGATTGATACCATGATCAAGTGGGAAATTATGGAAATGGAATTGTCTATGAGTAGAGAAGAAGTTACCCCAGTGCCATTGTCGCAAACGACCACGTTTCTGTTCTCCATTGTTTCTCTCCACTTTCACTTTTCTCCGGTGATTCTCTCTCTAGGTGGAGACCAGGAGGTATTTGGGGTGTCAGTTGCACGTTTCCGCCCTTCAGAAATCGAGTGAGATCGTTTAACAACGGGATACCCCTTCTTTTCCTAGCTAACTTGGGGCAGTGTGATTATTTGGAGCTTAcgactaaaaaacaaaaaaaagtggtTAAGAAGTAATCTTTAGAAATTCCTTCTCCACCTATTTATGTTAATGGTTAATATGTTCTTATTCATTAGTGATGATTGATTAAGTTagtattagttaaattaattagtaTTAGCAAATACGCACACGTGATGCGAGTGTCGTTCCCTTTCGAAGCCTAAAAAGTGACTCGCAATCAAAATAAGATTTTAACTAGTTAGTTTGCTGGAAGCTATATGGTGATCACTTCATCCATGATTTAGACGCCCTCGCGATGCGCCTGCTGTTATATTCtagaactttttttttcaaaatttttcattTACAATGAAAAATATCAATTGGCAACCAAACTATTTCTCAGATCCTAtatgtgtatttttattttttgttcggTTCCATTTTTCTCAACTTTTCAATTTCAATCAAGATTATCTATCGGCAATTAAATTACTTCccaaaatttcattttgtattaTCATGTATTTAGTTTCAAACAATATGTAAACATGCCTAAACAACATTGTATTGCTGACGCCAACCATTAGCAAGAACGCACACACTATGCTTCCACCATCCCGTTCTAATGCCTGATGATCAATAAAATTTCAAAGTAAATTAGATGAAGTCGTAATCAATAAGTCCCTCCACCTCAAAATAATATACTGGTTTGTGTGTAATTTGTATATTAAAAAtcgttatatttttttttcaaatcgaggTAATATGTTTTTATATAGAAAGAATGTCCGTTAGGTAAAACCCGAAAATGAAAATAGTGGTTTCTGATGCCTTCCTCGTAACGATTTTACTATTATCCGTCttacatgcttcaaaaataaatagTCCAGTCATAGGGTTGTTCACGAAATTAGGGAAAAAAAGGAACACATGCATGTCATTATCTCTACTAAAGGGAACACATGTTTAACACATGATCTCAGTTAAAATTAGGTCAGCCTTCGGTTCTCTCTTCAGTGGGTCATTATACTCATCAACCGGCCTTCATCATCACTTCTACCTGTTTATATGGTCATCTCTCTTAGCGTAATAGATGCATGCTCATACAATCAAACTAATATATAGTATTGTTTCTTGAAAGAAATATTTGAATACCGTCGTTTGATATCCTAATTCTAACTTTTGGGTTTCTACCATTTCTTTTTTGATCGTATGTATGTCTTCTGGTTTCTGACAATAGTTGAAGGATATGAATTCGTGATTGAATGAGGTGCAATGGGAGTTTGAGAATCATAGTGGTGTATCCATGTCTTTTTTCTGCGTTCTtttcaaaataagaaatgtaAATGTAAAATTAAGTATCTCAATTTCTGATTTCGGATTTTATTTCAATCATGTTGTATATTGATTTCAAGTTTATATGTAAGaaaaaaaataggtttttttcagtagaagaaaagaagaagagagacagtaaagaagagataaaaagaaacaaaaatgtcGTCGGCCAAACTTGATTTTTCCTGCGACCGAAAAAGGGAGAAATTGATTTTCTGGGAGAGGAAAGAGAGCATTTTTTTTTCTGTGTTCATGAAGATGAGACCGATTAAAACGAAGATGTAATCCGGTGAATGATAAGGCAAAGAAAGAAAACACAGAGGCGAGGGGCACTGTCGTCCAAATAAAAAGTAACCTAAAAAGTTTGGGACACCAAAAAGAACctttttctttattatagtaTAGTAAGATTTGAGTTTGATTAGTGTTAGGATTAGAGTAGAATTTCATTTCCTCTTTCAAGGTTTGGAAGAAAAAATAGAGGAAAAAACAACAACCATgatttgtgattttgtttgtaaaaatgaaactttatagcggcgatgaagactctagtagtgatgaagaagtgggtgaATCTGATGATCACCCATAtatggaaaaaaatcaaaattataacctGGAATTGGTTTATTCGATAGCACCACATAAACTGATTCTGGGTTAATTTCCCAAATTGAGAACGACAATTGGTCGTTGTTCATCACCACACAAAGTTTATGTACGTATGTATGTAACCCGATTGTGGAGACAAAAATTGTACAGGAAAATGCGAACATAAATCGGATTACATGTTACTCAACGTGAACCAGTTATTGTTTTTGGGAAATTTTCTCTAAAAGCATCAAATCCTTAATCGGTTGATATACTTAGATATAAAAACCGATTATTCACAATCGGTTTTCTCGACTGTTACACATATACCGATTCTTGATATATGTACAAACTCAAACATggttccagaatcggtttatgtgtgcattagcgtaaaccaattgtggttgatgttcatcacatcaacccataatcggtttatgtaggtgtagcatatctaccgattatgtggaacatcaacaacaatcggtttatgttagtgTTTATATCAACCGATTCTGGTTTGGTTTCAGAAATTTTTGATGAGAAATTTTAGAGATTCATAGTTAAATCATTGATGAATCCCTCTTAGAAGGAACATATTcaagggatttaactcaatcactcgaATTTGTTTGTCGCCGAAATATTGTCTGAAAACCAAAAAAGAGAGAGttgaattgttgtttgtgattatgttttagtttttgattttgatggatTGGGTTTTAGTTTTTTGATTGAAGATTTTTAATAAAAATGATTTAGGTTTTAGTATTTGTTTTAGATAGTTGGAATTATTAAGTTTGTATAAGGgtaatttagtatttttatacactttagacaccccttatccttCTCTATTGGGTGGATGAAGAAATCTATAGGTCCCAAATAATCACACGAGGCCCCAAACTAGCCAGACTTCTTTTAATACAAACTAGTAAAAACACAACCGCGATGCGAGTCCAGTTAtgtttcaaagtttcaaaacctATAAAACAAATCATCTACTGATTTACATAATTGTTGGTTATAGACAAATGAGATGCTCTCTTAATTTGATAATGAAATCGGAGATGCATAGAACACCTACATAACGTTAAACATGCCATATTGCTAATGCGTCAAAGAGTTTTAAACCAATCAGTTTAAGCACAAAATATAACAGATCTCTTCAACTTGATGCGACTCTGAAGGAATCAAATTAATTATACTTTTCAAATGCAATTATGTTCAAGCACACATTAAAATGTCAATAATTGTTGGCTCTAACTGCATAACAAACTTTTCCATGATACATCACTACTTCACTAATATTCCCTTCGACCTGGGAAAAATGAAAAACCCAAAGATCCACTTTTTCTGGGACGGAGAGGATACAACATATTGGCTCATTTTGTACTTTCTAACCTGCCTCAAATAGGCAGACTTCAGCACATAAAAGGGTTAACGAACTTTTAATACGTTGACCATCGGCTCACACATCATTGCAAGGGTGCGAATTCCGTCATTTGTACTTTGTGCTTCCATTTCCACAGTACACCTATGATAACCCGAACAACCACAGTTTCAAAATCTCAGAGAAAATCAGAAGCTCTTACCCTGCTGCAATGCATTGGATAATAAATAAAATTGATCCTTGAAAGTAATAACATTGTATTTACTAATGGACCATAATGTCCAAGATTATTGGAATGAAAATTACTTCAAAATAATATAACTGACTCCATGGGTCCTTGTGTGTATATTGTTGTGCTTAAAATTAGCTACTTCCTAAACATCCCAAGATCTTCTCACAGAGAACAGAAAACCATTGCGGAATTTAAACAAGAACACAAAGAATTATAGTGGTTCGGCAATATGCCTACTCCactgcaacaaataaaattcttattgaatACTTAGACAATAGGCAAACTGTTTCTTCACACACCTCTAAGAATTCAGACTTAGATACAATAACCAAAGGGTTATCACATTTATTTATAGGCCTAGGAATAATCTAGAATCTGCGTAGAAAAAGATGTCATAAATAGAGAATTATTTCCCAATAAAACATAGAAATCAGATTCCTAAAATACTTGAGGAGGTGCAAACTGATTTAGGAAATGAGTTTGATCTTTCCTAAAACAAGGTGTTTCCTAAATCGAGCCAATAactaacaattctccaccttggcaAGATTTCTAGGATAACTTCACTATTCTCTGATTTCTCCACCCTGGCATGAAATATGACATTCCATTTCCTTCATAGCTTTTGATGCTTTCACTCATCCGTAGATGCTTCACTTCTTCAATCATCATAAAGATGCTTCACTCCCTTATAGGGCTTCACATGTGCTTGACAACACCACCACACCCTAAGGTGTCTTCAAATATGCACAATATTGATCAAGTTTAGATAATGTCTAAACTTTTCTCACGTCACCACTGTTGGATTGTTGGCAGTTCCAATCTTTCACAGCAAAAtttcaccttcttcaacaatttaccGTACTTTGTATTATCTTACACTGATGTGTTTTGTTCGAGCGTGATAAACTTGGttcttagtgttagagcatagctcggttgaacccaccaaacgttggtatgtcaagtttggttgtcatattttagtgaatcaaaactcatttaaagagtcgcttgattatttacaagagtcaacttcgtataggttagctagaaagttactaggatatgagacttacaagtattacgtgaggacttgaagaatgtgaagaagtaaagagctacaacgacgacatcatccttccacttgaggttagtaatatttgacttgaattttttcattcctaacatatctttcaagtcgtgcatattgaaaacataactgcgaagctgtgaatgattatactctagttagacatagtattaaggaattacaatacgaagtataacgtctatcttttgaacttcgtatataagacatcaacataatcgtatgaatgctattgtgattatgtatgagtatgggtgaatatttcgtcctaggaaacaatgttttatattcgtTTAAAAGAAgtgtaaattcatgaacttgttttgtgaatcgaaagggaaatcgctaggattattggtattgttattcattgtaaatctttggattaccaatatgtgtgtttagtataatcactcataacttgtttatgtatcttggtaaaactattcgcaaggcctgacttttgtattggtatgaattttattagtgaaaccgatcttaagtaatcacctgaaatggtatgatcaatatttgtaattggtgtgacaattcctagtcattgggtgaccgatcctagaccttggttgggactaatcacaagttgtgtaatcgatacttgtagtaggttaacaagttttagttattggtgtgaccgatcctataacttgtgcatccgaatacaagtttataccatatatatgtggtgaccgatcctagtacctagtcaaccaacttttggtaactagtgtgaccgatcctagtacccacatgaaggtagaaccgaaacttgttttggtagaaccgttaaacccatgaatggtgattgaatatttttgatcaatcacatagttcttggaaatcagatgaaccaattctaaactcgtttggaagtgtggcaaatcggttccaagattgtaattatgaaaaaggacttacaaagtaaagatgtccacatactttgaacacgtgcagtaattcttaccttttattgttcaaagatattccttaatagctaaaggaaagaatcccggattgaaataaattgagaatcttttagttaaggtttttagttttatatgcttttaatttccaacaattaaaatgcatatctttagaaaataaaaattagtaatgtgcatttactagttggagatttactaattgaagattttttactgagatttcggtcaatatttggacagtgcatttctaggaattatgaaaatcgatttggctttattgcatatctttgagaatattcggttttggaaattcctaggtgtccaaacttccttggtctataaatattgaagtttgcatttcaagcaaactaatcctcagagccagcaaaactacctagttgtgttgttactggtggagccgtctattcggagaggaaagtaccctaattaggcgaaatctcttacgaccgctcgttttaaagacttctttgggattgggaagctctacgagtaccgttggtgggaaactagataattgcagtttattattagttttcgattgatttgattgactaacggttgttgaactttgattgcacctattttgtttatgcttgagaatcttctcttctgatataagattcactcaaactagatcgaagtttcgacgaggatctttaaaatgtttgtagatctaaagacgtcttgtgataatccattgttaacagacttagttttgtgtgtgattgatcacaagatattcaagtttgattgtgtgcgggtgtttattgaagatctaagaagatttaaagacgaagaagatttctgatttgggttcataatctttggtgtgcacaaaaattgatcggctggggatccaactataatcgatttatctttgtgataaccttgattgattagttgagtagatcgacaacaatacgtttctttgtgattcgaagtattgattgcaaagtcttgacaattactttgataATTGTAAGTGggtagatctaagaacctgacaaaagagtttattcggataaacagaagagccttttgtcaaactcatatcacgttgtttgaaaagatttgttaccgaacacatttgttgttcctttactgtttggaatatgaaccaaaggaattgttccaagtgcgtgacttattacaagttggaggcggagggatacatacggaactaggtgaaccataggtttagttgcttggtctcaactatacgaagttggtttagattttgtataacggcttaatcctgagagtattcaattatggacaaggtcccggggtttttctgcatttgtggtttcctcgttaaaaaaatcttgatgtatcttttacttttccatttccgaaattataattgtttttattataattagaagtaaaatacacaaacgttaattcctatttacttgatagcaatcctattgtgtttggttaagtctgaacctattatcaagtaaacatacttcgttgttgtattgtctcgatcttgtatccatagtcaatcacacaagttatcttgttgtcgtattgtctcgatctcatgtccatagacgatcacacgaagtgtgaaccagttagttgtattgtctcgtctcagtccatagacaatcactttcggagaaaggacttataggtgtaaaagttttagattgaggtatatttgggtaccctcgtcttttcaattagtatcagagtaggcaaacacgaaaagatctagcaatctatgtttgatgcgatccaacctataagaaattgaatctgtgTATGATTCAGTTAaagttatgcaagagtatgaatactcaaatgttgaagatggtaccGGTTTAATGACCCACGATCCAGGAGTCACGAAAATCAAGAGTACATCTGAGTcattctctgatggaaaagaagatgctaataaagagttggtaaaactcctaaagcctataaaatctctgtcttcaaAAGTGCAaatattaaagacagagacaaatcttcttaagaatgagatcagagataaagacattcaactgaatattctagccaacgagaatatggatctcactgtcaaattagaagctcttaaatctcttactcaagataaagagacacatcctatgaccctgactaatgattctgttataatttcttctgatgGAGAAACCAAAGGTCGTTGCTCGACTTTGAAAGATTGTGATAaaacttgtttgatcacatccgaaacagatcatgatgatggtagtttgcgtaactacatcaagtcagaaaagGATGAGAAATCAGCTTctacatctactgatgatcaaatgaaatcttgtccaaaggaa
This genomic stretch from Papaver somniferum cultivar HN1 chromosome 5, ASM357369v1, whole genome shotgun sequence harbors:
- the LOC113281422 gene encoding actin-related protein 2; its protein translation is MENRNVVVCDNGTGYVKCGFAGENFPTSVFPCVVGRPLLRYEESLMEQELKDIVVGEGCAEMRHQLDISYPVNNGIVQNWDDMGHVWDHAFFNELKVDPSECKILLTDPPLNPSKNREKMVETMFEKYNFAGVYIQIQAVLTLYAQGLLTGLVIDSGDGVTHVVPVVDGYSFPHLTKRMNVAGRHITSYLVDLLMRRGYSMNRNADFETAREIKEKLCYVSYDYKREYQLGLETTILVKNYTLPDGRVIKVGTERFQAPEALFTPELIDVEGDGMADMVFRCIQEMDIDNRMMLYQHIVLSGGSTMYPGLPSRLEKEIEDRYLETVLKGNKDGLKKLRLRIEDPPRRKHMVYLGGAVLAGLMKDAPEFWITRQDYLEEGFNCLSKCGQA